The Bernardetia sp. genome has a segment encoding these proteins:
- a CDS encoding SUMF1/EgtB/PvdO family nonheme iron enzyme yields MRKLLFILLGFALFPIISSAQVISHTMEDSVLTVFINPLKKQVEAHTIYPNEVPKKINFVFEDVAHVPQNSYIIITLARGIQPIKEHTYSNLEGKINEFPVSYVVWQDEYFLIDYNEPKEDSVIMFRQKLKVFPKPILEEIRKREQQRINDSIQKIENHLATVEYYQKRFEKLKQPQENLTDKDKKILSSLSNTIPVIASRIKEQTFIDETEISVINWLEYLMLLKSDSSEQHYELAFPNTTVWQDLYGMSDFDELYLNYPTYRFYPIVGITYEQAQAYCIWRGNMVSQYINEKQKKKYKDYEVTVQFRLPTKEEWEYAAIKDDLNKQFGGYSSKRPYTEKEKRKIYRSAKNYIDSTRTLEEVKLDMKNYFESDSSFVQLFNYKQSKAKPYFLYSNFIFDEILTNWIYSYSPTKHFQLYNIFENVAEMTSEKGIAKGGSFAHTLEECAADSVQKYDAPKAWLGFRCVAEVVVRKKNTE; encoded by the coding sequence ATGAGAAAGTTGCTTTTTATTCTTCTTGGTTTTGCTCTATTTCCTATTATTTCCTCTGCTCAAGTGATTTCGCACACGATGGAAGATAGTGTTTTGACAGTTTTTATAAATCCTCTCAAAAAACAGGTAGAAGCACATACGATTTATCCGAATGAAGTTCCTAAGAAGATAAATTTTGTTTTTGAGGATGTAGCACATGTGCCTCAAAATAGTTATATAATCATTACTTTAGCTAGAGGAATACAGCCAATAAAAGAACACACATATAGTAATTTAGAAGGGAAAATAAATGAGTTCCCTGTTTCTTACGTAGTTTGGCAAGATGAATATTTTTTGATAGACTATAATGAACCAAAAGAGGATTCTGTGATAATGTTTAGACAAAAGCTAAAAGTTTTTCCAAAGCCTATTTTAGAAGAAATCCGAAAAAGAGAGCAGCAAAGAATAAATGACTCTATCCAAAAAATAGAAAATCATCTTGCAACAGTTGAATATTATCAAAAACGTTTTGAAAAACTCAAACAACCACAAGAGAATTTAACTGATAAGGATAAGAAAATTTTATCAAGTTTATCTAACACAATTCCAGTTATTGCCAGTCGCATAAAAGAACAAACTTTTATTGATGAAACAGAAATATCAGTTATAAATTGGTTAGAATATTTGATGCTGTTGAAGTCAGATTCATCTGAACAACATTATGAATTGGCTTTTCCTAACACAACTGTGTGGCAAGATTTATATGGGATGTCTGATTTTGATGAACTGTACTTAAATTACCCTACTTATAGATTCTATCCCATTGTCGGAATTACATACGAACAAGCACAAGCATATTGCATTTGGAGAGGAAATATGGTTAGTCAATATATCAATGAAAAACAGAAAAAGAAATACAAAGACTATGAGGTAACAGTACAGTTTCGCTTACCAACAAAAGAAGAGTGGGAATATGCAGCCATAAAAGATGATTTGAACAAACAATTTGGGGGTTATTCTAGTAAGAGACCTTATACAGAAAAAGAAAAGCGAAAAATCTATCGCTCTGCAAAAAACTATATAGATTCTACTCGTACACTAGAAGAGGTAAAACTAGATATGAAAAATTATTTTGAGAGTGATTCATCTTTTGTACAACTATTTAATTATAAACAGAGTAAGGCAAAACCATACTTTCTATACAGCAACTTCATATTTGATGAAATACTAACAAATTGGATATACAGTTATTCACCAACAAAACATTTTCAACTCTACAACATCTTCGAAAATGTAGCCGAAATGACTTCCGAAAAAGGCATTGCTAAAGGAGGTAGCTTTGCTCATACGTTGGAAGAATGTGCTGCTGATAGCGTTCAAAAATACGATGCTCCAAAGGCTTGGCTTGGCTTTCGCTGTGTGGCAGAGGTTGTGGTACGGAAGAAAAACACAGAATGA
- a CDS encoding glycogen/starch synthase codes for MSESLRILYVTSEIKPFLNKLGVGEYVRPLPEAMQNKDIEIRVIVPRWGVINERKNRLHEVVRLSGINITVGEEDKPLTIKVASIPQAKMQVYFIDNEDYFHRKKLYADKAENLFEDNDERAIFFCKGVAETVKKLGWAPDIVHCNDWFTGLLPLYLRTTYQNEPLFKESKIVSTVYDNLFEQNFDAATLADKVALDDITEDMLADLVANPTPQGFMEMGVKYSDCVVNAQESGKVNDIVADSSENVSTIVGEKEAVCDGYYEIYKNLLGDRMAELVEEKTA; via the coding sequence ATGTCGGAGAGCCTACGCATACTTTATGTAACCAGCGAGATAAAACCATTTTTGAATAAATTAGGAGTTGGAGAATATGTACGTCCATTGCCAGAAGCAATGCAAAACAAAGACATCGAAATCCGTGTCATCGTACCACGTTGGGGAGTCATCAATGAGCGTAAAAATCGCCTTCATGAAGTAGTCAGACTTTCTGGAATCAATATTACGGTAGGCGAAGAAGACAAACCTCTTACTATCAAAGTTGCCTCTATTCCACAGGCAAAAATGCAGGTGTATTTTATCGATAATGAAGATTATTTCCACCGTAAAAAACTTTATGCTGACAAAGCAGAAAACCTTTTCGAAGACAATGATGAGCGTGCTATTTTCTTCTGTAAAGGTGTTGCCGAAACAGTAAAAAAATTAGGCTGGGCGCCAGATATTGTTCATTGTAATGATTGGTTTACAGGGCTTTTACCACTTTATTTGCGTACTACCTACCAAAACGAGCCACTTTTCAAAGAGTCTAAAATCGTTTCGACAGTATATGACAATCTTTTTGAGCAAAACTTCGATGCTGCTACTCTTGCAGACAAAGTTGCTTTAGATGACATCACAGAAGACATGCTTGCTGATTTGGTAGCCAATCCAACGCCACAAGGTTTTATGGAAATGGGTGTAAAATATTCTGACTGTGTGGTAAATGCACAAGAGTCTGGAAAAGTAAACGACATCGTTGCAGATTCTTCAGAAAATGTAAGCACGATTGTAGGTGAAAAAGAAGCTGTTTGTGATGGTTACTATGAAATCTATAAAAATCTTTTAGGTGATAGAATGGCTGAACTTGTAGAAGAAAAAACTGCATAG